TTTACAGACTTTTATCATGAAGTGAAGAATAGACAGAAGTTGCTTTGGCATGAACTTTGGAAAGAAACTAGTAAAAGTAAAGGATGTTGGTACGCAgagatacaaaatgaaataccgGTGCAGCCATGGTATTACAAAATGAGTTGGGATTCAAgaaaattcatatcaataataaaccgactaaggtttggtcactgtttagtgccaagccatttattcaaattaaaaatttataaagataacaaatgcatgtactgtaaaaaaaacgacgcagatatcaatcacataattttcaagtgttcagcttttggtatacagagaataatattagcaagttcgatagagttagtaaaggaagaaaacgaaattaagtgtgatccccgccacattaaggaattgttgaggaaccatttattttataagcctgttttagatttcattagtaacacaatagaaaaattgtaaaatacagtagtaaatttatatttagacgacgactatgacgataattttaagtgctatgtattatttttaagaaaaattgtaatatttaaagcagggcctataaggacttgtatccaaggccgtaaaataaattaaaaaaaaaaaaaaaaaacagagcaGAGCagacgttaattttttttttgtgttggtACAGATCTTGAGTTAAGAAACAAGAAGTTCGTCGCTTTTCATTAAACCGCCTAATTTCTTCGTGCGAATTCAAAGCGCGAATCAAACCGCAAAATCTTGCGATGACCCTTTGATGCGAAGCAAAATCGGAGAAAAACTGACGCAACATGATCCAATTCCAAAGATGCGAAGAATAGCTAGGACGTGAAacgtttgtgttttgttttgtgaAAATGTAGAACGGTCCcatttcatattaattattctttaattttaaaacgtcAATTTGCAAGTTGAAATAATTTGTCATCTGTGATTACTTTGACATTTGGCAAGTGAAAATAGCGGGGAAAACGAATACCTACAAATTATGtgtttttacaaaatgaatataatttgctttaaataattgagttttaATAACCAAGTGACtatttttaattccttagaGGCTTAGGTACGTAATTCATAATAAACTTACCAGTCGACGAAGACTTTCATAGTTAAGTGTTATTTCAATTCAAATGTAAGTACACTGTTTTTTTTAGCTAATACGATAACATTTGCTAAAGTGATACGATTATCAAGGTTTATGACGATTGCTAATgaaaattatcatcaaaatttaaaattacacgaagctaataatatttctttttactttaaaatggaaacatcaaaaatcaaaacacgattaaacaataaacattggGATATGTCAGTCAAAAACAGGTTAGATTACAGAGTACAGACTCACAgagagtaaaataatatattgacaTTAGTCATCTATGCTACTTATCATGGTGCTACACCACCTTTCCGATCTTGTGGagaagtattaaatattaatgtttgttttctCTTCTCTTGTAACTTtgatctataaaatataaatctaaatgaaaatacaaCAGTAGAAAATGCGGGTATTACTGCCATTCTTATGGTAACACTGTACTGAGATCACAACCACCTTgatactttatattttgtttttaagtacatattattatgtaccttAATTTCTATTTAACATTTACTTAAATGAATTTAgtgaactatttttaattaaaggccCTTTACACAACAACACTTCTtcacaatttaaaagaaaaagttgTCAAAgttatatttctatatttcaaTGTTATATTTCTTGTAATTTGTCTGGTTGTAATTTTGATTTTCCACTTTGATTTTAAATAGGTGTTAGgtttatgataaaattattaaaaaatgggCAAATTGTTTGCTCTATAATGATGATGTACGAATGTTCAGAATGTTGTAGACAGTAACATCATTTATCTGTGGTTGTAGAGTCATCGTCCATCTCCAGAGGATGCTCAGGATTTGTGGGTGAAATGTGTGTGTAGAGGATTTTCTGTCAGATCTTAGTGTTGTTTTTGCTCGGATTCATCCATTATTCACGGGGAATAgcaaaattaatcaattaaccACTATTTATGATGACAAAGTAATGACTGCTTCTTTTCAAGACAtactgtatttttatttgttccaATCTAATTAACTTTTGTCTTTTACCCTTTTGTTTTGtcttttgttgttgttattgcTAGTAGTAGAgtaagtgaaataaaataatgtcaacTAATATTTTGACGAAAAATATAGTaactattatttacaaatattaaatgctataggtatattacattatttaaaacttttatgaCAATATGAGCATTTCACGATCTTATGCATTGTATAGGCAATCACTGAATAAGatgcattgaaaaaaaaacagtcaagcTATTTTTGCTGGTGTCGTACTGGTTCACTGGGTATCTTGGCAGCAAcatctaatctaatctaattaaACTATATAATAACACTGTTTCTGTTTTGATTTCATTTCAACACCAGCATTGTGAATATTAATTCTAAAGTAAAAATGTCTTGTTGCCTCGCCTTGTAAGGTGTGTTATCTAAGCCTTAAGTGTTATCTAAGTTACCATTTTCCTTAAAATAAAGGAGGTTCCTTACTGCACTTCACTGCACTGACCACTTATTGTTTGGGTACTCAAATGCCCTGCAAATGGGCTGAAAATACGAAAATATAcctccaaaaaaaattttttttggaggTATATTTGATGAAATTGGGCACAAAAATAACTTGGCaatagttttaaaaagtttCGCATCCATTTCAATTGATGAAGCTTCAGTAGCTCCATGGTAAAAGGGCCAGACTCAATACTGAGAGTTTGTGTTCATACCCCAACCGCGGGAATAATGTCAAATCCATACCTTCCACAGTATTTCCAAGTTATTGGAGGAGAATGGCAACATTGTTCCTATTTCAAAGGTATTTcaataatcttaaaaaaataagtactcTCTACAGCATATAAGTTACTTTCGAGTTATGTTGAAAGACTTCTCATGAAAAGTCTGAGATCTAACTGATCCATTCTATTCTAccccattaaattaaattaaatatttaggtataggtattttatgaaaatcaaagtcacatattcattattggtaggtcataatttaatgtatttttttattattaaaaatttgcttCTGCTTTACTTATTAATATGACAAATGGAATATTGTTTGATATCTAGATTAAATATCTATTCTGTGATACTATTTTaaacaacttttatatttttatcagcaTTTTGTACAAGGACAGCTTTACTACCACctcttaaaaatttaaaatctattacaaTAATAAGGTACAATAAATTGGAGACACACACTTTTAGAATCATTATTAACATCATGAAAAAACATGATGTTTTACATTAAAGGTAGCTTATAAAATCGTTTACATGTTTGGAACTTGATTTTACAACAACATTTTGGTTACTATTGATTACCTACTGATGATACTTACTCTAGTAAATAAGTATCTtgacttacaaattaaaatttaaggaTTACTGATTGATAGGTGCTCCAATGTGTTCAATCATTTATGatacaataaaaactttgatGTAGTAACCATCAAACGTTTTCCATGTATCTgctcattaaatttaattgttttgtaaaatcaAATTCCATAATCTTGAAGTCCTTTAACaattttaagtcattttaacaATTTAGGATGAAAATTAtgctttttataaaaatacattaacaaaattgacatttaagtaaatataatttaagcttATCTAAtgaatcaatcaattttattaatttatgtcataagtaattcataaaaaatattccaaaaacCACATTTTTAGGGCATCTACTACtttaaaatactattattaCTGTGACAGCACCAGCAAACTTTCTTGTATTATCTTATCAAAGGTGATTTGCAAAGTCTGCATACAGTTATTATCAGGTTCCTTTAAATGAAggatattttgaataattaaattaaacataaatattatttctataagaTATATCTAAAACTTGTTGTGCAGTTATATAGTCACATACAGGGATGTTATATATGAAATATCAGATCTGAGTCAAATATATGGATTTATATATATGGAATAATATTTTACTGGTTTCAAATGCCTGTGACTGAACTATTAAATAGTAATGGGTTAATTGCTTGCTTCGGAACGTTTTGATAATCGATTTTGATTTTGGATTTTTAAggaatctaaaaaataaaatggactaGCTATGAATAagctaaagaaataatatacaatagGGAGCGCGCGGCTAGAATGTCTTGGATTTGTCTCATTCAAACTCTATTCTATCCCAACTTATTCGAAAACTTTTCTTTTCACAGTTTAGATTGCAGgtgaatataattttatatatatataactttaaGATTATATAtgactagcgggcgcccgcgactccatccgcgtggaattcagtttttcacaaatctcgcgtgaaccatggatatttccagGATGAGCATGAGGGATGATTGATGAGATGagaatttcagctaaatcgccgcaaaattgacaaagtttcatacaaactttcatcccctattttatccccttgggggttgAATTGATCATAATgatttcttagcggatgcctacgtcacgtcatcttcctgccaaatttaagcccgatccgtccagagGCTTGGGCTGTGCGTtaatagatcactatgtcagtcagccacctttgagttttatatatttatatactaatatttaatagGTTGGATTACCTTCTTGAAGTTCTATAACATCCCTGGTGCTATATATATAAACCCAAGACTACATACGATTATGAACTATCAATATGCagtatgtattttgtaattatttaattgaaatataaattttagcCCATCTAGAATTATAATTGGTATTTCCAGTCAATATCTAATATATTAATGacgctgtttattttttttttgtatttaggtATGATATAtgtctatatatattatagcgattataatatattaaattgaaacttCAATTTTAATAGGATTTCTAATGCAATAGGTATACGTAGTTACAGGTTTTAAGCTAGCAAGCCTGTAACGTAACTTATGTCGTGAATGATTTtgacattattaattttatctgtATGTAATGAAGcagaattttgtttttctttttttttgtaattgttaaATTCCGACTTTTCTAAAAACATTAGCAAGTTTAACAAGCACACAATATTACACATATTTCCAAAAAGATCTATACTGAGTACAATCACTGTAGTTCTCAAATATGATGAAACAATATAGCATAGTGCgacataaaataatagaaaataaatgagggtGTTGTTGTCATTCTTATAATAAGCCTGTGTTCTGTGATCCACTTGTGACCGATAAGATTGATAAGAATTGATATTATATATTCAATACTGaagtatattatgtacctatttattgttcGCGTGAAatgcagtttttcacaaattctgcgGGAATcaaggattttttaaatatatatttaaacttcaattttatttaaattaaattcagttaaattttatttgtattgtattgataATCTGATGAAGAAATACTCTGTAACACTACAATTTTAATTAGCttataaaattatcaacaaTAATTGGTTGCTCTACAATGGATGATCTTTGTTATAGTGATAGCaaatgtggtgttgccacaTTTCAATTCCTTATTTCATAGTTTGATTAATTCCATTTTTCAATTTCTACACTTTTATGTTGCACTATGCTTATTGGTTGTAACTAGTATTATTTAGGTATTGGTTTAACTGTTCAAAAAGTCAGAGTTGAAATAATCTTCAGCCTAACTGTATGGTGCATACAGTTTTATTAGGTATGTTTACGGATTAAACAgagtaattattacaaatttatgatTGGGAGGAATTAGAAATCAGAAAGTTATTTGCTCTCTACACTTCAGACCAATATTTGTTAATAAAcataattgttttcttttgaaGCCATTCCCTGTTTCTCTATTTTCTGTGATAAAAGTTTCGTATTATTTCGACGAGCCGTtacatgtattttatatatatagatacttatattggtatattacaaaaaatactgtAGTcagtagataaaataatatgtgctttttactaaaaagcaaatataataacaattataatttacttttaaattggATTAAGCACCAAAATTCTATTATCTAGTTATTATGATTAAAAACCTTTACGATTTTTGGGAAAATATGCCTATTGCAGCAAATTAACTAATTTCAGCTATATCACTTTTTAATGACTACAGTGGAAAGTTGGAACAATTTCCGATAGGAATACAACTATATGTTATCTCAAAATATATCAGACCTGCGGGCAGCAGGTCAGCAATACCCAACCTTATGTGataagtaataaatacatacttaatttACAACTAATTCAACCAATTTTATAATCAATGACTATTCTCTAATGAGATTTATCTGCATTGATAACATTACTCACTATTTAATTATTGTCAGCATGACATAATGACTGTTTAACTAAAAGCGAAGAGCGAGATATTACAATGTGTGAGTTGCTTAGGTTGACGGCAGATAAATGAAAGCGAGTACagtaaattattgaaaatatttcaacATAAATATGGAATGTAGCAAACACTCAATCAAATGACCATCGTATTTTGGCTTTTGGTCATCACGTAGTCTAATATTAAATTAGAgacaatatttacaataaaatagtaactatgctttgtaaattaatattcctCGCGATTACTGTACTGATATGCATTATTTTATAcatcattatatttaaataaatataaaagttgtttAAACACAGATTTAGCTGCTGGAtagaaattaaactttaaaataggTTACTTAAACATGAACTGTACATCGCAAGACATTTATAGCATACTATTGACTGACCTTTTTCATAATATACAATATCATCGAAGGTTACAATCGAAAGattctttaaatattatatattttaattgtttctatttgaattaattttacctAAGACAACatactcaatgtaaactttatagtgttatcttttttatttatttcagtctTAGTTTTCGAAAACTCAAAGACAGTGCGAGGAACACGGACGTACACTCTATGCAACGCCATACACACCTACAACACAAATAGCGGGCAGTGAAACCTCGTCTTGTTTCATCAAACTTCAATAGAAACAATTACCTCTACGTCTACACCGATTAGAGTATCAAGACTAGCAACGCTCGCCGGCGAGGCGACTCACTCCACACGGTCCGCACGATCCGCACTGTCACCACACGACCCTGTCGCACATATCACAagcgccccgcgccccgcgcccgccagtcccaaataaataaattaccaagTCTATAATACTCCGGGACGCGCGTGCACTCCGGCGAGTCTGATCGTCCCGATAATGGAATGTAAGCGTGATATGATAGAGAGGTGCGAAGGAGCGGCGACGTCACGCGTCGGGCGGCGGCGagggcgcggcgcggcgcggcaCCATCACGCAGGGCGGCGGCGCGGTCGGCAGGtaggcgggcggcgggcgcgcgcccATGCGCACCCACCAGCGCGTGGCCTTCTGCAGCAGCCCGTCCTTCttgccgccgcccgcgccgcccccgccgccgcccTGCACGCGCCGCGCGTCCGTCGCGCCCGCCCACTCGGGCACGTCGCTCACGCACTTGTTCGGCGGAGGTTGGAAGCTGCTTCTCGTCAGCTCGGCTTGCTGGAAAATAACATCACATGTTCTTAGTAGTTCACcttaaaaatgcaaataaattgCTAATCTTGATAAGTAGAGAGTTTATATTGACTGAAATATTGCTGTTTGACAAAACGCACAGGATACTTGTGGGTAGGTACGTCTGTTTGAAATTGGTGCCACATTTAAACTTTACAAGACACAACAATAATATCCTCAAATCGTGTAAAATACTGCATAGCCAACAAGTAGACCGTACCATGGGAATACCATCCTATTTTGATTGATGAGGCActcaaaaactttaataaattgaaggaaactatttaaataatttcacatCTCGGGAAGACTATGTACGAGTAAGTTAAATTACGAAATAGCCAATAGCACAGGAAGAGAAAATACAATCGAATATCTGGTACCTAATCTAACAGTACCTAATAGTAGTTCAAGATCGAGCGGAAGCTCTCGTGTATGGTCGATTTTCAATATGATAGACTAGTAAATCTGCGACTTGTTTCTCATATAAGTACCGACCTATAATTTTATCGTCTTCTACGTTGATCTTCTTCTATTTCTTtcgtgttaaaaaaaattaacattctaCTATTATGTCATTCCACGTCTAAACCATTTCAAATAGAGGGTAGGTATAAATCGctacacttaataataattttaattaactccttactaaattaacaaaaattttgatccgtaagcttagaacaattagatatagttaaatgAGTACCTttggattaaataaaatttattaatatttgtcgaataaataaaatttaattgcaagtatcaaactgagtttcccaatatttgcactataattttgagaatgcCCTccgatttctttttaaattttccgggcgatttcagtctactTTAACCTGACTCttatgaataacattttaaaaacaaactataGAGACAGAGGAAGAAAAGTCTCATTCTTGACTCAGGtttcatttcatattatattgatgtttatgagacattcggttAAATGGGgtcaattaatacataaaaaactaaGGTTGTCTGGatgtttacaaaatttcaaaatcaattaaaaatcttttaatgtaCCTAATTCGATGAAAatgatttcatatattttaaggtACCTTACATTTAATgtgtaatttttcattatatgaagtataaacataatgatttgtgcgtttatgcacaaataacaaagatatttgtaattttgtttgaacacccatacaaatctaacgatcattatgattgATGACGTCATACAAACGTGCCATTTTGTGTGGGGCGTTTTTGAGCGATCCGTGGCAACAACGCAAATATGAcgcaaataaaattatgttagttttacaaaattgctttattattagcatactcttcttttttgtattatttaagaaaaaaatcttgACTTAaatgacaacatcaagcgagtcacagggattcgctggatgcaggcgcctCATGATCGTGAAGTttcgaagtccctacaaaaggctatcGTACCgatctatgtcctgcagtagacatccatcggctgatgatgatgatgatgaatttcccTTTA
The DNA window shown above is from Bicyclus anynana chromosome 15, ilBicAnyn1.1, whole genome shotgun sequence and carries:
- the LOC112043163 gene encoding uncharacterized protein LOC112043163 isoform X2 encodes the protein MCCDLQMLSVQVPGCAGMERLGAPGGPRLRHDHRHHHSTLEWEKQQRLQAMVGRLQEMVEQETRARSAAAAERLGLPPSIQLPDGEYGQDAHLQIRVPYQVPSRADEKQLPTSAEQVRERRARVGGRDGRAARAGRRRGRRGRRQEGRAAAEGHALVGAHGRAPAARLPADRAAALRDGAAPRRALAAARRVTSPLLRTSLSYHAYIPLSGRSDSPECTRVPEYYRLGNLFIWDWRARGAGRL
- the LOC112043163 gene encoding uncharacterized protein LOC112043163 isoform X3; translation: MLSVQVPGCAGMERLGAPGGPRLRHDHRHHHSTLEWEKQQRLQAMVGRLQEMVEQETRARSAAAAERLGLPPSIQLPDGEYGQDAHLQIRVPYQVPSRADEKQLPTSAEQVRERRARVGGRDGRAARAGRRRGRRGRRQEGRAAAEGHALVGAHGRAPAARLPADRAAALRDGAAPRRALAAARRVTSPLLRTSLSYHAYIPLSGRSDSPECTRVPEYYRLGNLFIWDWRARGAGRL